A region from the Desulfuromonas sp. TF genome encodes:
- a CDS encoding response regulator gives PGFSTRDFITDVSGRGVGMDVVKTNLDQVKGNLVIHSAVGQGTEMLLHFPLTLAVITGLLIDCEAETYALPLHYVSEVLRLSEGDILTEGGREVIRVRGTTLPLVSLREILGLPARAAVSAGRVTALVLHFREQRIACIVTRSFGTQELVVKAMGRQLRSVDYFSGATILGDGTPALILSVPDIFSAGRTGRGAQLLKEFGAGEARTKKGTILVVDDSITTRTMEKNILETQGYEVTVAVSGEAALAIVAEADFDLVVSDVEMPGIDGFELTRRLRQMERYAEVPVIIVTSLASDEHRRMGIEVGAQAYIVKGSFDQGTLMKTVETLIG, from the coding sequence TCCCGGCTTCTCCACCCGCGACTTCATCACCGACGTCTCCGGCCGGGGCGTGGGGATGGACGTGGTCAAGACCAACCTCGACCAGGTCAAGGGGAATCTGGTGATCCATTCCGCCGTCGGGCAGGGGACCGAAATGCTTCTTCATTTCCCCCTCACCCTGGCCGTGATCACCGGTCTGCTCATCGACTGCGAGGCAGAGACCTACGCCCTGCCGCTGCACTACGTCAGCGAGGTCCTGCGCCTCTCCGAGGGGGACATCCTCACCGAAGGGGGCCGGGAGGTGATCCGGGTGCGCGGGACCACCCTCCCCCTGGTGTCGCTGCGCGAGATCCTGGGGCTGCCGGCGCGGGCGGCGGTCTCGGCAGGGCGGGTGACCGCCCTGGTTCTGCATTTTCGCGAGCAGCGGATCGCCTGTATCGTCACTCGCTCCTTCGGCACGCAGGAGCTGGTGGTCAAGGCGATGGGCAGACAGCTCAGGAGCGTCGATTACTTCTCCGGGGCCACCATCCTCGGCGACGGCACCCCGGCCCTGATCCTCTCCGTACCCGACATCTTCAGCGCCGGCCGGACCGGACGTGGAGCGCAGCTGCTCAAGGAGTTCGGCGCCGGCGAGGCCCGGACGAAGAAGGGCACGATCCTGGTGGTGGACGACTCCATCACCACCCGGACCATGGAGAAGAACATCCTCGAGACCCAGGGGTACGAGGTCACGGTGGCCGTCTCCGGCGAAGCGGCCCTGGCCATTGTTGCCGAGGCCGATTTCGACCTCGTGGTGAGCGATGTGGAGATGCCCGGGATCGACGGGTTCGAGCTGACCCGCCGGCTGCGGCAGATGGAGCGCTACGCCGAGGTGCCGGTGATCATCGTCACCTCCCTGGCCTCGGACGAGCACCGGCGCATGGGGATCGAAGTGGGCGCCCAGGCCTACATCGTCAAGGGGAGCTTCGACCAGGGAACCCTCATGAAGACGGTGGAGACGCTTATCGGCTGA
- the cheB gene encoding chemotaxis-specific protein-glutamate methyltransferase CheB, whose product MVNVLIADDSMLTRTVIKDLLSRDRNITVVGEVSDGQEAVRSTCRLRPDLIIMDVMMPLMDGLAATVEIMASCPTPILILSANVDPMDSRSAFNAIKHGALDVMEKPQGVVTEAFEEIAAQLIQRVKFLSKVRVIHHFRRPRQRVAAAQPADHRRSVLAIGASTGGPKAVMRLMKELPRETGARVLIVQHIARGFAAGFAEWLDRESPLTVRLAREADLLEEGVALVAPNGVHMEVQDGRIVLSDAAPVNSCRPSVDVLFHSLARSDLATRAVGVLFTGMGRDGAEGMAALRRSGGYNIAQDEASSAVFGMPRAAIDLGGVHQTLALADIPAAVVRLLQKESNDRH is encoded by the coding sequence ATGGTTAATGTACTGATTGCCGACGATTCGATGCTGACCCGGACGGTCATCAAGGACCTGCTCTCCCGCGACCGGAATATCACCGTGGTGGGAGAGGTATCCGACGGTCAGGAGGCGGTGCGTTCGACGTGCCGGCTCCGCCCAGACCTCATCATCATGGATGTGATGATGCCGCTAATGGACGGGTTGGCGGCGACCGTCGAGATCATGGCCAGCTGTCCGACACCAATTCTGATTCTTTCGGCCAATGTCGATCCCATGGACAGCCGGAGTGCCTTCAACGCCATCAAACACGGGGCGCTCGATGTCATGGAAAAGCCCCAGGGGGTGGTCACGGAGGCCTTTGAGGAGATTGCCGCCCAACTGATCCAGAGGGTCAAATTTCTTTCCAAGGTCCGGGTCATTCACCACTTCCGAAGACCCCGGCAGCGTGTGGCTGCGGCGCAGCCCGCGGATCATCGCCGCAGCGTCCTCGCCATCGGCGCCTCGACCGGCGGCCCCAAGGCGGTGATGCGCCTGATGAAGGAGCTGCCGCGGGAAACCGGCGCCCGGGTTCTGATCGTGCAGCATATCGCCCGGGGGTTTGCCGCCGGATTTGCCGAATGGCTCGATCGCGAAAGTCCTTTGACCGTGCGCCTGGCCCGGGAAGCCGATCTTCTCGAAGAGGGAGTGGCCCTCGTCGCCCCCAACGGCGTCCACATGGAAGTACAGGATGGCCGCATCGTCCTCAGCGACGCCGCTCCCGTCAACAGCTGCCGTCCCTCGGTTGACGTCCTTTTCCATTCGTTGGCCCGCAGCGATCTGGCCACGCGGGCGGTGGGGGTGCTGTTCACCGGCATGGGCCGCGACGGCGCCGAAGGTATGGCGGCTCTCCGTCGGAGCGGGGGCTACAATATCGCCCAGGATGAAGCTTCCAGCGCCGTTTTCGGCATGCCCAGGGCGGCCATCGACTTGGGTGGAGTGCACCAGACTCTCGCTCTGGCGGACATTCCTGCCGCAGTCGTTCGCCTTCTGCAGAAAGAGTCTAATGACCGCCATTGA
- the cysS gene encoding cysteine--tRNA ligase, which translates to MTLRVYNTLTGSKEEFQPLHPGKVGMYVCGVTVYDYCHIGHARANIVFDVIYRYLRYAGYEVNFVRNYTDVDDKIINRANERGIDSRELAEEFIRAFDEDMATLGLDLPTIQPKATEHIPQIIALVGRLIDKGIAYESNGDVYFAVEQFPSYLKLSKRNMEEMRAGARIAPGERKKNPMDFALWKAAKPGEPSWDSPWGPGRPGWHIECSAMSMEYLGDSFDIHGGGKDLIFPHHENEIAQSEGATGQPFVKYWLHNGFVNVNQEKMSKSLGNFFTIRDIVKSYDPEVVRFFILTAHYRSPIDFSDQNLKDAKAGLSRFYEALQAAAEAVEGCPDSEGGSDEGTALEAAFREAMDDDFNTALAIAHLFEGARNMNRLIGEKKFRKNAHKVAAVRDLHRTVLTLGGVLGLFASDPSAWLEKQKFSALAELDITSEEIEELIADRKQARADKDFARSDQIRDELAAKGIILLDSPEGTTWKVK; encoded by the coding sequence ATGACCCTGCGTGTCTACAATACGCTCACCGGCAGCAAGGAGGAGTTTCAACCCCTCCATCCCGGCAAGGTCGGAATGTACGTCTGCGGCGTCACCGTCTACGACTACTGCCACATCGGCCACGCCCGGGCCAACATCGTTTTCGACGTTATCTATCGCTATCTGCGCTACGCCGGCTACGAGGTAAACTTCGTTCGAAACTACACCGATGTCGACGACAAGATCATCAACCGGGCCAACGAGCGCGGGATCGACAGCAGGGAGTTGGCCGAGGAGTTCATCCGCGCCTTCGACGAGGACATGGCCACCCTGGGTCTCGACCTGCCCACCATCCAGCCCAAGGCGACGGAGCACATCCCCCAGATCATCGCGCTGGTCGGACGTCTCATCGACAAGGGGATCGCCTACGAATCGAACGGCGATGTTTACTTTGCCGTCGAACAGTTCCCTTCCTATCTCAAGCTGAGCAAACGCAACATGGAGGAGATGCGGGCCGGAGCGCGCATCGCTCCCGGCGAGCGCAAGAAAAATCCGATGGATTTCGCCCTGTGGAAAGCCGCCAAGCCCGGTGAACCCTCCTGGGATTCCCCCTGGGGGCCCGGACGTCCCGGATGGCACATCGAATGTTCGGCCATGAGCATGGAATATCTCGGGGATTCCTTCGACATCCATGGCGGCGGCAAGGATCTGATCTTTCCCCATCACGAAAACGAGATCGCCCAGAGCGAAGGGGCAACCGGGCAACCCTTCGTCAAGTACTGGCTGCACAACGGCTTCGTCAACGTCAATCAGGAGAAGATGAGCAAATCTCTGGGGAACTTCTTCACCATCCGGGACATCGTCAAAAGCTATGACCCCGAGGTGGTGCGATTCTTCATTCTCACCGCCCATTATCGCTCCCCCATCGATTTCTCCGATCAGAACCTGAAGGATGCCAAGGCGGGACTGAGCCGCTTTTACGAGGCGTTGCAGGCCGCAGCCGAAGCGGTCGAGGGGTGCCCGGACAGCGAAGGAGGCTCGGACGAGGGGACTGCACTCGAAGCGGCCTTCCGCGAAGCCATGGACGACGATTTCAATACCGCCCTGGCCATCGCCCACCTGTTCGAAGGGGCGCGGAACATGAACCGGCTGATCGGCGAAAAGAAATTCCGCAAGAACGCCCACAAAGTCGCCGCCGTCCGGGACCTGCACCGGACCGTATTGACGCTCGGCGGCGTACTCGGCCTCTTCGCTTCCGATCCGTCCGCATGGCTGGAGAAACAGAAGTTCTCGGCCCTGGCCGAACTCGACATCACTTCCGAAGAGATCGAGGAGCTGATTGCAGACCGCAAGCAGGCCCGCGCAGACAAGGACTTCGCCCGCTCCGATCAGATCCGGGACGAACTGGCGGCCAAGGGAATCATACTTCTCGATTCACCGGAGGGGACGACGTGGAAGGTTAAATGA
- the uvrB gene encoding excinuclease ABC subunit UvrB — translation MARFELKSNYRPRGDQPQAIAELTAGIRRGDRHQVLLGVTGSGKTFTMANVVAEVQRPTLVLAHNKTLAAQLYGEFKELFPDNAVEYFVSYYDYYQPEAYVPVTDTFIEKDSSINEEIDKLRHSATRSLLSRRDVLIVASVSCIYGLGSPEAYYGMLIRLEEGMEMERNALLSRLVEIQYDRNDVDFHRGAFRVRGDTVEVFPAYEEDRALRIEFFGDEIESISEIDPLRGRVLDRIPRTAIFPASHYVATRPTLERAVKEIQEELCERIQHFRERNMLLEAQRIEQRTLFDIEMMEEMGYCQGIENYSRFLDGRRTGEPPATLFDYFPEDALLFIDESHVSVSQVGAMYRGDRSRKETLVNYGFRLPSALDNRPLTFEEFEARGLQTLYVSATPADYELKKAQGVVVEQIVRPTGLIDPPIEVRPATEQVDDLIHEIRETVRKGTRVLVTTLTKRMSEDLTGYLQELGIKVRYLHSDIHTMERMEIIRDLRRGEFDVLVGINLLREGLDLPEVSLVAILDADKEGFLRSERSLIQTCGRAARNVEGRVIMYADNVTRSMRACIDETERRRAAQLAYNEKYGITPETVKKSLRTILEDIAEKDYVELPLVAEEEGEYRSPKELRREIARVKKEMLQAAAELDFEKAAELRDRMLGLEKRELAVIGE, via the coding sequence ATGGCCCGTTTCGAACTCAAATCCAACTACCGTCCCCGGGGCGACCAGCCTCAGGCCATCGCCGAGCTGACTGCGGGGATCCGGCGCGGCGATCGGCACCAGGTGCTGCTCGGGGTGACCGGCAGCGGCAAAACCTTTACCATGGCCAACGTGGTGGCCGAAGTGCAGAGGCCCACCCTGGTGCTGGCCCACAACAAGACCCTGGCCGCCCAGCTCTACGGCGAGTTCAAGGAGCTCTTCCCCGACAACGCCGTCGAGTACTTCGTCTCCTATTACGACTATTATCAGCCGGAAGCCTACGTCCCGGTCACCGACACCTTCATCGAAAAAGACTCCTCGATCAACGAAGAGATCGACAAGCTGCGCCACAGCGCCACCCGCTCCCTTCTCTCCCGCCGCGACGTGCTGATCGTCGCCTCCGTCTCCTGCATCTACGGCTTGGGCTCCCCGGAGGCGTACTACGGCATGCTGATCCGCCTGGAGGAGGGAATGGAGATGGAGCGAAACGCCCTGCTCTCCCGCCTGGTGGAAATCCAGTACGACCGCAACGACGTCGATTTCCACCGCGGCGCCTTCCGGGTGCGGGGGGACACGGTGGAGGTCTTTCCCGCCTACGAGGAGGACCGCGCCCTGCGCATCGAATTCTTCGGCGACGAGATCGAGTCCATCTCCGAAATCGATCCTCTGCGGGGGCGGGTCCTCGACCGGATTCCCCGCACCGCCATCTTCCCCGCCAGCCACTACGTGGCCACGCGGCCGACCCTGGAGCGGGCGGTCAAGGAGATCCAGGAGGAGCTGTGCGAGCGCATTCAGCATTTCCGTGAGCGCAACATGCTTCTGGAGGCCCAGCGCATTGAGCAGCGCACCCTCTTCGACATCGAAATGATGGAGGAGATGGGGTATTGCCAGGGGATCGAAAACTACTCGCGTTTCCTCGACGGTCGCCGCACGGGAGAGCCCCCCGCCACCCTCTTCGACTACTTTCCCGAGGACGCCCTCCTCTTCATCGACGAGAGCCATGTCAGCGTCAGCCAGGTCGGGGCCATGTACCGCGGCGACCGATCGCGCAAGGAGACACTGGTCAACTACGGATTCCGGCTTCCCTCGGCCCTGGACAACCGGCCCCTGACCTTCGAGGAATTCGAGGCCAGGGGGCTGCAGACCCTCTACGTCTCCGCCACCCCCGCCGACTACGAATTGAAGAAGGCGCAGGGGGTGGTGGTGGAGCAGATCGTCCGTCCCACCGGACTGATCGACCCCCCCATCGAGGTGCGCCCCGCCACGGAACAGGTCGACGATCTGATCCACGAGATCCGCGAGACGGTGCGGAAAGGAACCCGGGTGCTGGTCACCACCCTGACTAAGCGGATGTCCGAGGACCTCACCGGCTATCTCCAGGAGCTGGGGATCAAGGTGCGCTACCTGCACTCGGACATCCATACAATGGAACGGATGGAGATCATCCGCGATCTGCGCCGCGGCGAATTCGACGTGCTGGTGGGGATCAACCTCCTGCGCGAGGGGCTCGACCTCCCCGAGGTCTCCCTGGTCGCGATCCTCGACGCCGACAAGGAAGGGTTCCTGCGCAGCGAGCGCTCCCTCATCCAGACCTGCGGCCGGGCGGCACGCAACGTGGAGGGACGGGTGATCATGTACGCGGACAACGTCACCCGCTCTATGCGCGCCTGCATCGACGAAACCGAACGTCGCCGAGCGGCCCAGCTGGCCTACAACGAGAAGTACGGAATCACTCCGGAGACGGTGAAGAAATCACTGCGTACCATCCTGGAGGACATCGCCGAGAAGGACTACGTTGAGCTGCCGCTGGTGGCGGAGGAGGAAGGGGAATACCGATCGCCGAAGGAGTTGCGGCGGGAGATCGCCCGGGTGAAGAAGGAGATGCTGCAGGCGGCGGCCGAACTCGATTTCGAGAAGGCGGCGGAACTGCGGGACCGGATGCTGGGGTTGGAGAAGAGGGAGCTGGCGGTGATAGGGGAGTAG
- a CDS encoding acyl-CoA dehydrogenase family protein — MGGQGSDEKRSLELAEEARETEWQKPSFISELFMGRVATSLIFPFPEQDPADKRAGDEVLEKLRIFLKEKLDADRIDREKEIPPEVIAGLRDLGLFGIKIPKEYGGLGLSQTNYNRIVQLVSSHCASTAVMLSAHQSIGVPQPLRMFGTEEQKQKYLPRLAAGAMSAFALTEPGVGSDPSKMTTTAVPAEDDESYLINGKKLWITNGPVADLMIVMARTNDPREERPEITAFIVEGNAEGLSTEHRCDFMGLKGLQNGLLNFDNVRVSREDILGSMGEGLKLALRTLNTGRLTLPAACGGAMKQTLAMAVKWGKERRQWGAPVAHHEAVAAKIASIAADIFAVESLTWLTSALAERGETDIRLEAAMAKLYCTEALWRAVDEGVQIRGGRGYETADSLRGRGEAPMPMERALRDARINLIIEGTSEIMRLFIAREALDPHLRIAGASATSDKVNFKEAAGFYARWYPALWLPRFKAPGGVALPGRLGRHLRFVERATRRLARDLFHMMVRHRQGLQKKQMLLGRLVDTGAELFAMTAVLSRAASPQRPKGAEQMADLFCRQARRRLNALHRAIYSNDDRLAYKTARQVLDGDYPWIEENILCTWKEEREKE, encoded by the coding sequence ATGGGTGGACAAGGTTCCGACGAAAAACGCTCCCTCGAGCTCGCCGAGGAGGCTAGGGAGACCGAATGGCAGAAGCCGAGTTTTATCAGTGAACTGTTCATGGGCCGGGTTGCGACATCGTTGATATTCCCCTTTCCCGAGCAGGATCCTGCCGACAAGCGGGCGGGGGACGAAGTTCTGGAGAAGCTGCGGATTTTCCTGAAGGAAAAGCTCGACGCCGACCGTATCGACCGGGAGAAGGAGATTCCGCCGGAGGTGATCGCCGGGCTCCGCGATCTGGGGCTCTTCGGGATCAAGATTCCTAAGGAATACGGAGGGCTGGGGCTGTCGCAGACCAATTACAACCGGATCGTGCAACTGGTATCCAGCCACTGCGCCTCCACGGCGGTCATGCTCTCGGCCCATCAGAGCATCGGAGTTCCCCAGCCGTTGCGGATGTTCGGCACCGAGGAGCAGAAGCAGAAGTATCTCCCCCGGTTGGCTGCAGGGGCGATGAGCGCCTTTGCCCTGACCGAACCGGGGGTCGGCTCCGACCCGTCGAAGATGACGACGACCGCCGTTCCCGCCGAAGATGACGAATCGTATCTCATCAACGGCAAAAAGCTCTGGATTACAAACGGTCCGGTGGCGGATCTGATGATCGTCATGGCTCGGACGAACGACCCGAGGGAGGAGAGGCCCGAGATCACCGCCTTTATCGTCGAGGGGAATGCCGAAGGGCTTTCCACAGAGCACCGCTGCGATTTCATGGGACTCAAGGGATTACAGAACGGCCTTCTGAACTTTGACAACGTGCGGGTGTCGAGGGAAGATATCCTGGGAAGCATGGGGGAGGGTTTGAAGCTGGCCCTGCGGACCCTCAACACCGGCCGCCTGACCCTGCCGGCGGCCTGCGGCGGCGCGATGAAGCAGACCCTGGCCATGGCCGTGAAATGGGGGAAAGAGCGGCGGCAATGGGGGGCGCCGGTGGCGCATCACGAGGCGGTGGCGGCCAAGATCGCCTCCATTGCCGCGGACATTTTCGCGGTGGAAAGCCTCACCTGGCTCACCTCGGCCTTGGCCGAGCGGGGGGAAACGGATATCCGTCTCGAGGCGGCCATGGCCAAATTGTACTGCACCGAGGCCCTCTGGCGCGCCGTGGACGAAGGGGTGCAGATCCGAGGCGGCCGCGGCTACGAAACCGCCGATTCTCTCCGGGGACGGGGTGAGGCGCCCATGCCCATGGAACGGGCCTTGCGGGATGCCCGGATCAACCTGATCATCGAAGGAACCAGCGAGATCATGCGACTCTTCATCGCCCGCGAGGCTCTGGATCCCCATCTTCGAATAGCCGGCGCCTCGGCCACCTCCGACAAGGTCAACTTCAAGGAGGCGGCCGGTTTCTATGCCCGCTGGTATCCCGCCTTGTGGCTTCCCCGCTTCAAGGCTCCCGGCGGCGTCGCCCTGCCGGGGCGATTGGGGCGGCACCTGCGCTTCGTTGAGCGCGCGACCCGCCGCCTGGCGCGCGACCTCTTCCACATGATGGTCCGGCACCGGCAGGGGCTGCAAAAAAAACAGATGCTCCTGGGGAGGCTGGTGGACACCGGGGCCGAACTGTTCGCCATGACGGCGGTGCTGTCACGGGCGGCTTCGCCTCAGCGGCCGAAAGGAGCGGAGCAGATGGCGGATCTCTTTTGCCGGCAGGCGCGCCGACGTCTGAACGCCCTGCATAGGGCGATCTACTCCAATGACGATCGGCTAGCCTACAAGACGGCCCGCCAAGTCCTTGACGGCGACTACCCCTGGATCGAGGAGAATATCCTCTGCACCTGGAAAGAGGAGCGGGAAAAGGAATGA
- the merA gene encoding mercury(II) reductase has product MTVPYDIVILGSGSTAFAASMKAAERGARVLMVEQSRLGGTCVNWGCIPSKTLIHKAQCRFEAMRGEPYGLNMTAEPPDCGRLMAAKKEAVETLRREHYQKVLDGNPLIDVLRGHGRFRSSRELQVGAEILIADRFLIACGGIPRVLNIPGLTEVDYLTSYSALHLPCFPESLVIIGGGVIALEMGQMFRRFGTEVTILEHGPRLLKDFDPRLTDIFQQILEDEGIELVLNANTQRVFKESGKSCLVVDVEGSERIFCAERVMLAVGTAPATEGIGLDAAGVRVDDCGFIVTDEEMRTTAPGIWAAGDVTGPPLIAPAGAWEGEVAVENMLDPETHRKIDHRHTPMAVFVDPEFAVVGLSLERARREGREVLETFFDLEDVSKAHVMGERKGGILILAERGSGQVLGVQMLAPRAADVIHEAALAVRFGLTVHDLAQTIHIYPTISEGLRLAALENIRQQEG; this is encoded by the coding sequence ATGACCGTTCCCTACGATATCGTCATCCTCGGTTCCGGATCCACTGCTTTCGCCGCTTCGATGAAGGCGGCGGAGCGGGGCGCAAGGGTGCTGATGGTGGAGCAGAGCCGCCTGGGGGGGACCTGCGTCAACTGGGGGTGCATACCGAGCAAGACGCTCATACACAAGGCGCAGTGCCGCTTCGAGGCAATGCGCGGCGAGCCCTACGGCCTGAATATGACAGCCGAACCTCCGGATTGCGGCAGGCTGATGGCGGCCAAGAAGGAGGCCGTGGAGACCCTGCGCCGGGAGCACTACCAGAAGGTCCTGGACGGGAATCCTCTGATCGACGTTCTTCGCGGCCACGGGCGTTTCCGTTCCTCCCGGGAGCTCCAGGTCGGCGCGGAGATACTGATTGCCGACCGCTTCCTGATCGCATGCGGCGGCATCCCCAGGGTACTGAACATCCCCGGCCTGACAGAGGTCGACTACCTGACCAGCTACTCCGCCCTGCACCTGCCCTGCTTTCCCGAATCCCTGGTCATCATCGGCGGCGGCGTCATCGCCCTCGAAATGGGGCAGATGTTCCGGCGCTTCGGAACGGAAGTGACCATACTCGAACATGGACCCCGGCTCCTCAAGGATTTCGACCCCCGTCTCACCGATATTTTCCAGCAGATTCTCGAAGATGAAGGGATTGAGCTGGTTTTGAACGCCAATACTCAGCGGGTTTTCAAGGAAAGCGGAAAGAGCTGCCTGGTCGTCGATGTGGAAGGAAGCGAGCGAATCTTCTGCGCCGAAAGGGTCATGCTGGCGGTGGGGACCGCTCCGGCTACGGAGGGGATAGGCCTGGATGCGGCCGGAGTACGGGTGGATGATTGCGGATTCATCGTCACGGACGAGGAGATGCGCACGACCGCGCCTGGCATCTGGGCCGCGGGCGATGTCACCGGACCTCCCCTCATCGCTCCAGCCGGGGCCTGGGAAGGGGAGGTGGCCGTCGAGAACATGCTCGATCCCGAGACGCACCGGAAAATAGATCATCGCCATACGCCGATGGCTGTTTTCGTCGATCCCGAATTTGCCGTGGTGGGGCTCTCCTTGGAAAGGGCGCGGCGGGAGGGGCGGGAGGTGCTGGAAACCTTTTTCGACCTTGAAGACGTCTCCAAGGCGCATGTCATGGGCGAGCGAAAAGGGGGCATTCTGATTCTGGCCGAACGGGGTTCAGGGCAGGTCCTCGGGGTGCAGATGCTGGCGCCGCGCGCTGCAGATGTCATTCATGAAGCGGCTCTGGCGGTGCGCTTCGGACTGACCGTCCATGATCTGGCACAGACCATCCACATTTATCCCACCATCAGCGAAGGGCTGCGTCTGGCGGCACTGGAGAACATCCGGCAGCAGGAAGGGTGA
- a CDS encoding ABC transporter substrate-binding protein: MIPEKVLLMRSATIIPGLILCLLFVGCEPRQERRLTFAVGGAPAELEFWEELLGEFRRESGIEVELMRQPTDSDQRRQGLVIPLKAGQADPDVFLMDVVWLAQFAASRWLEPLGARMEESGLPEGVFFSRVIETADRHEGELVALPVYVDGGLLYYRRDLLEKYGLPGPPQTWDQLIDYSLEVQAEERNTNPDFFGFVWQGAQYEGLICNFQEIAASGGGGILVRDGEISIDTPPNRRALEFQRDLIHRHRISPPSTYTTMKEEEVREAFQRGNSLFERNWPYAWRLHQGEGSPVRDKVDLAPLPHFPAGTSVSTLGGWHVGISRQSDAKEESWKLLRYVVSYKTQKKLALRLGWNPGRRDLYEDSEMLAELPHFGRLRDVFDHLLPRPVLPYYTQVSSVIQRRLNAALSGQAPPQEALAAAEEQVRQIARRYQPE, from the coding sequence GTGATTCCGGAAAAAGTCTTGCTCATGCGAAGCGCCACGATAATTCCCGGTCTGATCCTATGTCTGCTTTTTGTAGGATGCGAGCCGAGACAGGAACGACGACTCACCTTTGCCGTAGGCGGCGCTCCGGCCGAACTCGAATTCTGGGAGGAGCTCCTCGGGGAATTCCGTCGGGAGAGCGGCATCGAGGTAGAGCTGATGCGGCAGCCTACCGATTCGGACCAGCGACGTCAGGGACTGGTGATTCCTCTCAAAGCGGGGCAGGCGGATCCTGACGTTTTTCTCATGGATGTCGTCTGGCTGGCCCAGTTTGCCGCCTCGAGATGGCTGGAGCCGCTCGGCGCCCGTATGGAGGAATCCGGTCTGCCCGAGGGCGTTTTTTTCTCCCGGGTGATCGAGACAGCCGACCGCCATGAAGGGGAGCTGGTGGCGCTTCCCGTCTATGTGGACGGGGGTCTCCTTTATTACCGCCGGGATCTCTTGGAAAAGTACGGCCTGCCCGGTCCTCCCCAAACCTGGGATCAGCTGATAGATTATTCTCTTGAAGTTCAGGCGGAAGAAAGGAACACCAATCCCGACTTCTTCGGTTTCGTCTGGCAAGGAGCCCAGTATGAGGGGCTGATCTGCAACTTCCAGGAAATTGCCGCCTCCGGTGGCGGTGGCATCCTGGTTCGGGACGGCGAGATCTCCATCGATACGCCGCCGAATCGGAGAGCTCTGGAATTTCAGCGGGATCTCATTCACCGCCACCGGATCTCCCCTCCGAGCACCTACACCACAATGAAGGAGGAGGAAGTGCGGGAGGCCTTTCAGCGGGGCAACTCCCTGTTCGAGCGCAACTGGCCCTACGCCTGGAGGCTCCATCAGGGCGAGGGCTCACCCGTCCGGGACAAGGTCGATCTTGCCCCTCTCCCCCATTTCCCGGCGGGAACAAGTGTTTCCACTCTGGGCGGCTGGCATGTGGGAATCTCCCGCCAATCGGATGCCAAGGAAGAAAGCTGGAAACTGCTCAGGTATGTGGTTTCCTACAAGACGCAGAAAAAACTGGCCCTCCGGCTGGGATGGAATCCGGGACGCCGCGATCTTTACGAGGACTCCGAGATGCTCGCCGAGCTGCCTCATTTCGGCCGCCTGCGCGACGTGTTCGATCATCTTCTGCCGCGGCCGGTCCTTCCCTATTACACCCAGGTCTCCAGCGTGATCCAGAGGCGGCTCAATGCGGCTCTCTCCGGGCAGGCGCCGCCACAGGAGGCATTGGCAGCCGCAGAAGAGCAGGTGCGGCAAATCGCCCGCCGTTATCAGCCCGAATGA
- a CDS encoding carbohydrate ABC transporter permease has product MADTTLREYRKSIGYILPLVFLMVTLIVVPVLGTVLNSLYLDVTYLDRRFIGLENFQSLVFDSGFWQAVRFTLLFTLVSVPLEVILGLVFALVLNEPVRLRGLWRACILIPWAIPAVISGRIFELIYNYHYGLANFLFRQMGIVDAPVNWLGSPPGAFLSLVAADAWKTTPFAAIILLAGISGIPEELYRQARVDGANIVQRFFHITLPLLRPVLLVTLLFRTIDALRIFDVIYVLTGGGPGGATTSLSLYGYEYFLAGDFGYGSAVSVVLFLIAFSLAILYVRLSGYQKEIM; this is encoded by the coding sequence ATGGCCGACACCACCCTCAGGGAATACCGGAAGTCCATAGGATACATCCTCCCTTTGGTCTTTTTGATGGTGACCCTGATCGTGGTTCCTGTTCTGGGAACCGTGCTGAACAGCCTGTATCTGGATGTCACCTACCTTGATCGCCGTTTCATTGGCCTGGAAAACTTTCAGAGCCTGGTCTTCGACAGCGGGTTCTGGCAGGCGGTGCGCTTCACCCTTCTGTTCACCCTGGTTTCGGTCCCCCTGGAGGTCATTCTGGGGCTGGTCTTCGCCCTAGTGCTCAACGAACCGGTTCGCCTGCGCGGGCTGTGGCGGGCTTGCATTCTGATCCCCTGGGCGATTCCCGCGGTCATCTCCGGGCGGATTTTCGAGCTGATTTATAATTATCATTACGGCCTGGCCAATTTCCTGTTCCGGCAGATGGGAATCGTCGATGCCCCGGTCAACTGGCTAGGCTCTCCTCCCGGCGCCTTCTTATCCCTGGTCGCCGCCGACGCCTGGAAAACCACCCCCTTCGCGGCCATTATTCTTCTGGCCGGAATCTCAGGAATTCCCGAGGAACTCTATCGCCAGGCGCGGGTGGACGGTGCGAACATCGTTCAGCGTTTTTTCCACATCACCCTCCCCCTGCTGCGCCCGGTGCTGCTGGTGACGCTGCTGTTCCGGACCATCGACGCCCTGCGCATCTTCGATGTGATCTATGTTCTGACCGGCGGCGGACCGGGCGGTGCCACCACCTCCCTGTCCCTCTATGGCTACGAGTACTTTCTGGCGGGGGATTTCGGTTACGGGTCGGCGGTTTCGGTCGTTCTTTTCCTGATCGCCTTTTCGCTGGCGATCCTTTACGTCCGTCTGAGCGGCTATCAGAAGGAGATCATGTGA